The proteins below are encoded in one region of Drosophila santomea strain STO CAGO 1482 chromosome 2R, Prin_Dsan_1.1, whole genome shotgun sequence:
- the LOC120445157 gene encoding LOW QUALITY PROTEIN: keratin, type I cytoskeletal 9 (The sequence of the model RefSeq protein was modified relative to this genomic sequence to represent the inferred CDS: inserted 2 bases in 1 codon) — translation MGKMCVFVASDVNVRPPTGCPSSLPSSPRQQKQLHHLQKRAIKRRVPTIAESFPVGPEASNHXRVLRSESREMAARFIISALLLASPAVWGKPTFGREHVHIRIHLPESGGDHGGHGGGDFGGHGGGGYEVHSHDGGYSGGGGGGGHVNTYAVITENHGYSAGGGGGGGGDHGYSSGGYSSGHDDAKIAAIAAAAGSSSDHGHGGHGGSGGHGGGYGGHAIANIAAIAATSDSSAHGGSGGYGGYSGGGHSGGGHDTQVIVAAAAAGDSHGSSGGYGGGSSGGYSGGSSGGYSGGSSGGYDGGYSGGSSYSGASSYSAGSSYSSGGYSGGHGGGYSSGGGSSYDTQVVAAAAASGSGGSYGGSSGGGGGGDGYSYSAPASGGWAGSNPSWK, via the exons ATGGGGAAGATGTGCGTCTTTGTTGCATCTGATGTTAATGTGCGACCGCCAACCGGTTGCCCATCGTCATTGCCGTCATCGCCGCGCCAGCAGAAGCAGCTTCATCATC TGCAGAAGAGGGCTATAAAACGGCGTGTGCCCACGATTGCCGAATCATTTCCAGTCGGTCCAGAGGCGAGCAATCA TCGAGTCCTTCGCAGCGAATCCAGAGAAATGGCAGCCCGTTTCATA ATCAGTGCGCTTCTGCTGGCTAGCCCAGCTGTATGGGGCAAGCCCACTTTCGGACGAGAACATGTCCACATCCGCATTCACCTGCCGGAGAGCGGTGGGGATCACGGCGGCCACGGAGGCGGTGATTTTGGCGGCCATGGAGGTGGCGGCTATGAGGTTCACTCCCACGATGGCGGATACagcggcggtggaggaggtggtggccaTGTGAACACCTATGCTGTTATCACCGAGAACCACGGATACAGTGCcggaggaggcggaggcggtggcggtgaCCACGGATACAGTTCCGGCGGATATAGTTCCGGTCATGATGATGCCAAGATTGCTGCTATCGCAGCTGCCGCTGGCTCGTCCTCTGATCACGGACATGGTGGACATGGAGGCAGCGGCGGACACGGCGGAGGTTACGGTGGCCATGCCATCGCCAACATTGCAGCCATCGCCGCCACCTCGGACTCTTCTGCTCATGGTGGCAGCGGAGGATACGGAGGCTACAGCGGTGGCGGTCACAGCGGAGGAGGTCATGACACCCAGGTgattgtggctgctgctgcagctggtgATTCCCATGGTTCTTCCGGCGGATACGGTGGTGGCTCCTCTGGTGGATACAGCGGTGGCTCCTCCGGTGGCTACAGCGGTGGCTCCTCCGGTGGCTACGATGGTGGATACTCTGGGGGATCCTCTTACAGCGGTGCCTCCTCCTACAGCGCTGGTTCGTCCTACAGCTCCGGAGGATACAGCGGTGGACATGGCGGCGGCTACAGCAGTGGCGGCGGATCCAGCTACGATACCCAGGTGGTGGCTGCAGCCGCTGCTTCCGGCAGCGGTGGCTCCTACGGCGGATCTtccggcggcggtggcggtggcgacGGATACAGCTACTCGGCGCCGGCTTCCGGCGGCTGGGCAGGATCCAACCCAAGCTGGAAGTAG
- the LOC120445156 gene encoding mitochondrial thiamine pyrophosphate carrier has protein sequence MPENSVQIQIMQAVGGGIAGAATRAITQPLDVLKIRFQMQVEPVTNHHGSKYRGVIHAFKSVYAEEGMRGMFRGHNSGQVLSISYALVQFWSYEQLRSMAHQWDFWTERPFLMFFICGGIAGCLGAVAAQPFDVVRTQMVAADPSSRRSQMNTFSGLRKVYRMEGWTGLSRGLPFTLVQVFPLVGANFLFYKYLNAAVLMAKPPDQRQEIHGGFLFLNGALSGVLAKMIVYPADLLKKRIQLMAFKQERKTFGRNPECPTILGCITTTFREEGFGGFYKGMSPTLLKAGLMSAVYFSIYDMFKRHYIAPMKEAEKNRHKRDKA, from the coding sequence ATGCCCGAGAACTCGGTTCAAATCCAGATAATGCAGGCCGTCGGCGGCGGAATCGCCGGAGCTGCGACGCGGGCCATAACCCAGCCGCTGGACGTGCTGAAGATACGCTTCCAGATGCAGGTGGAACCAGTCACCAACCATCACGGGTCCAAGTACCGAGGGGTCATCCACGCTTTCAAGTCGGTGTACGCCGAGGAGGGAATGCGCGGCATGTTCCGGGGTCACAACTCCGGTCAGGTTCTGAGCATCTCGTACGCTCTGGTGCAGTTCTGGTCCTACGAGCAGCTTCGCTCCATGGCCCACCAGTGGGACTTCTGGACGGAGCGCCCCTTCCTAATGTTTTTCATCTGCGGCGGCATAGCCGGATGTCTGGGCGCCGTGGCGGCCCAGCCGTTTGACGTGGTGAGAACCCAGATGGTGGCCGCAGACCCCTCCTCGCGCCGCAGCCAGATGAACACTTTTTCTGGACTTCGCAAGGTCTATAGAATGGAGGGGTGGACGGGTCTGTCCCGAGGATTGCCCTTCACGCTTGTGCAGGTGTTTCCGCTGGTGGGGGCAAACTTTCTCTTCTACAAGTACCTCAACGCCGCCGTCCTGATGGCCAAGCCTCCCGACCAGCGCCAGGAGATCCACGGAGGCTTCCTCTTCCTCAATGGGGCACTGTCCGGGGTGCTGGCCAAGATGATCGTCTACCCGGCGGACCTGCTCAAGAAGCGCATCCAGCTGATGGCCTTCAAGCAGGAGCGCAAGACCTTTGGCCGCAACCCCGAGTGCCCCACGATCCTGGGCTGCATCACCACCACGTTCCGGGAGGAAGGATTCGGGGGCTTCTATAAGGGGATGTCGCCTACCCTGCTCAAGGCGGGCCTGATGAGTGCCGTGTACTTCTCCATTTATGACATGTTTAAGCGCCACTATATAGCTCCAATGAAAGAGGCGGAGAAAAATCGGCACAAACGTGACAAGGCTTAG